One genomic segment of Candidatus Deferrimicrobiaceae bacterium includes these proteins:
- a CDS encoding SDR family oxidoreductase, which yields MDRTPVLVVGATGYVGIRLVAHLREKGWRVRAAARSLKKMEALSWAGDPGVEPVRADVFDRETLAEACEGCSAAYYLVHSMGSPRGDFSRADREGAANMVWAAEQARLDRIIYLGGLGEDGETLSEHLRSRDEVGKILQAGKVPATVLRAAMIIGSGSGSFEILRYLVDRLPVMITPRWVDTESQPIPIRSVLAYLSGCLEVPETAGGTFDIGGPEIVTYRRLMRIYAEEARLPRRLILPVPVLTPRLSAYWIHLVTPMPAALARPLAEGLSNRVVCRDDRIRPLIPQELLDCRHAIRLAVANSRRDIVEPEGEGPEARPPESTFPGDAPWGGGTSFHDHRRVVLEATPEEAWEPIGRIGGEAGWYFADWLWRLRGVLDRLAGGVGMRRDRKEGDALRPGDPVDFWRVRAVSPGRYLVLIAEMALPGCAVLSFRIRKIGHRTVEIEQRSCFVPKGLGGILYWVAVSPVHRFVFQGMLRGIASRTGKPVVRGPEAVAHSSFPVGAASPGEDAA from the coding sequence ATGGATCGAACACCGGTTCTCGTGGTCGGAGCCACGGGCTACGTGGGAATCCGGCTCGTTGCGCACCTCCGGGAAAAGGGGTGGCGCGTGCGCGCCGCCGCCCGGTCCCTGAAAAAAATGGAGGCGCTCTCCTGGGCCGGGGACCCGGGGGTGGAACCCGTCCGGGCGGACGTGTTCGACCGCGAAACGCTTGCGGAAGCGTGCGAAGGATGTTCCGCCGCGTATTACCTCGTCCATTCCATGGGATCCCCTCGGGGCGACTTTTCCCGCGCCGACCGGGAAGGGGCCGCCAACATGGTTTGGGCGGCCGAACAGGCCCGGCTTGACCGGATCATCTACCTGGGGGGACTGGGGGAGGACGGAGAAACCCTAAGCGAGCATCTGCGGTCGCGCGACGAAGTGGGAAAGATCCTCCAGGCCGGGAAAGTGCCCGCGACGGTCCTTCGGGCGGCGATGATCATCGGATCCGGGAGCGGGTCCTTCGAGATCCTCCGGTACCTCGTGGACCGGCTCCCCGTCATGATCACTCCCCGGTGGGTGGACACGGAGAGCCAGCCGATCCCGATACGCAGCGTCCTTGCCTACCTTTCCGGTTGCCTCGAGGTACCCGAAACCGCGGGGGGCACGTTCGACATCGGCGGGCCCGAAATCGTGACCTACCGGCGGCTGATGCGGATCTACGCCGAGGAGGCGAGGCTTCCCCGGCGGCTGATCCTGCCCGTTCCGGTGTTGACCCCCCGTCTCAGTGCCTACTGGATCCACCTGGTGACCCCAATGCCTGCGGCGCTCGCCCGTCCCCTCGCGGAGGGCCTGAGCAACCGCGTGGTGTGCCGGGACGACAGGATCCGTCCCCTCATCCCGCAGGAACTCCTCGATTGCCGGCACGCGATCCGGCTTGCCGTGGCGAATTCCCGCCGGGACATCGTGGAGCCGGAGGGGGAGGGACCGGAGGCAAGGCCGCCGGAAAGCACGTTCCCGGGAGACGCGCCATGGGGGGGAGGCACGTCGTTCCACGACCATCGCCGGGTCGTTCTCGAGGCGACCCCGGAGGAGGCATGGGAACCCATCGGCCGGATCGGGGGGGAGGCGGGGTGGTATTTCGCGGACTGGCTATGGCGGCTACGGGGGGTCTTGGACCGCCTGGCGGGAGGGGTCGGAATGCGGCGCGACAGGAAGGAAGGGGATGCTCTGCGGCCCGGGGACCCCGTGGATTTCTGGAGAGTGCGCGCGGTGTCGCCGGGGAGATATCTTGTGCTCATCGCGGAGATGGCCCTTCCCGGTTGCGCCGTGCTGTCCTTCCGGATACGCAAGATCGGCCACCGGACGGTGGAAATCGAGCAACGGTCATGCTTCGTTCCGAAAGGCCTGGGGGGGATCCTGTACTGGGTCGCCGTGTCCCCCGTGCACCGGTTCGTCTTCCAGGGGATGTTGCGCGGGATCGCATCCCGGACCGGCAAACCCGTCGTTCGGGGGCCGGAAGCGGTCGCGCATTCCTCCTTCCCGGTGGGGGCTGCGTCCCCGGGAGAGGACGCGGCATGA
- a CDS encoding SRPBCC family protein, which translates to MILEYRIRPLLGIPVRWVTEITHVVPLRLFVDEQRFGPYRFWHHQHLFREVPGGVEMEDLVHYALPFGPLGRGVNALFTARQVRRIFEFRRLFLDRSFGAVPSPGTEQR; encoded by the coding sequence ATGATCCTCGAGTACCGCATCCGCCCGCTCCTCGGCATCCCGGTGCGCTGGGTGACGGAAATCACCCACGTCGTCCCGCTTCGCCTGTTCGTCGACGAGCAACGGTTCGGCCCCTACCGGTTCTGGCACCATCAGCACCTGTTCCGGGAGGTGCCGGGGGGCGTGGAGATGGAGGACCTCGTCCACTACGCCCTTCCCTTCGGCCCCCTGGGAAGGGGCGTAAACGCCCTCTTCACGGCCCGGCAGGTGAGGAGGATCTTCGAGTTCCGCCGCCTTTTCCTCGACCGCTCGTTCGGGGCGGTCCCTTCCCCCGGTACGGAACAGCGGTGA